In Dermacentor variabilis isolate Ectoservices chromosome 11, ASM5094787v1, whole genome shotgun sequence, one genomic interval encodes:
- the LOC142564879 gene encoding uncharacterized protein LOC142564879, which translates to MARPVTFVLLLALAALAVANAQRRRPNFNFQPPPPRHRFSVEASGGGRNHRNFNVGGSVRGEYDVYRGRDGTRVVASGGVAHGATRIDGKTYKGRPQGSVGIGVEIPIGKGR; encoded by the exons ATGGCTCGTCCTGTAACCTTCGTGTTGTTATTGGCACTCGCAG cTCTAGCTGTGGCCAATGCTCAG AGGAGGAGACCGAACTTCAACTTTCAGCCGCCTCCTCCACGA CACCGCTTCAGCGTGGAGGCATCGGGTGGAGGCCGCAACCACCGCAACTTCAACGTGGGCGGTTCTGTTCGCGGCGAGTACGACGTGTACCGCGGCAGGGACGGCACTCGGGTGGTGGCCTCTGGCGGAGTGGCACACGGTGCGACCCGCATCGACGGCAAGACGTACAAAGGCAGGCCTCAGGGATCGGTGGGCATCGGCGTCGAGATCCCGATCGGAAAGGGTCGATGA
- the LOC142564880 gene encoding uncharacterized protein LOC142564880 — protein sequence MARPFTFALLLALAALAVANAQRRQFNFNFQPTPPRHRFSVEASGGGRNHRNFNVGGSVRGEYDVYRGRGGTRVVASGVVAHGATRIDGKTYKGRPQGSVGIGVEIPIGKGR from the exons ATGGCTCGTCCTTTCACCTTCGCGTTGTTATTGGCGCTCGCAG cTCTAGCTGTGGCCAATGCTCAG AGGAGGCAATTCAACTTCAACTTTCAGCCAACTCCTCCACGG CACCGCTTCAGCGTGGAGGCATCGGGTGGAGGCCGCAACCACCGCAACTTCAACGTGGGCGGTTCTGTTCGCGGCGAGTACGACGTGTACCGTGGCAGGGGCGGCACTCGGGTGGTGGCCTCTGGCGTAGTGGCACACGGTGCGACCCGCATCGACGGCAAGACGTACAAAGGCAGGCCTCAGGGATCGGTGGGCATCGGCGTCGAGATCCCGATCGGAAAGGGTCGATGA